The Nostoc sp. 'Lobaria pulmonaria (5183) cyanobiont' genome window below encodes:
- the clpP gene encoding ATP-dependent Clp endopeptidase proteolytic subunit ClpP, producing MIPIVIEQSGRGERAFDIYSRLLRERIIFLGQQVDNNIANLIVAQLLYLDAEDPEKDIYMYINSPGGSVTAGMGIFDTMKHIRPDVCTICTGLAASMGAFLLSAGAKGKRMSLPHSRIMIHQPLGGAQGQATDIEIQAREILYHKRRLNDYLAEHTGQPIERIAEDTERDFFMSPEEAREYGLIDQVIDRHAAGSRPAVAVLN from the coding sequence ATGATTCCTATCGTTATTGAACAATCGGGTCGAGGTGAACGCGCCTTTGACATCTACTCACGGCTGCTACGTGAGCGCATCATCTTTTTGGGACAACAAGTTGATAACAATATTGCCAACTTGATTGTTGCCCAACTGCTGTATTTGGATGCTGAAGACCCGGAGAAAGACATTTATATGTACATCAATTCTCCCGGTGGTTCGGTGACGGCTGGTATGGGTATTTTTGACACTATGAAACATATTCGCCCTGATGTCTGTACTATTTGTACCGGATTGGCGGCGAGTATGGGTGCTTTTCTCCTCAGCGCGGGTGCTAAGGGTAAGCGGATGAGTCTACCCCATTCTCGGATTATGATTCATCAACCTTTAGGTGGCGCTCAAGGACAGGCGACTGATATTGAAATTCAGGCGCGGGAAATTCTCTACCATAAGCGGCGGCTAAACGACTATTTAGCCGAACATACAGGTCAACCAATTGAGCGGATTGCTGAAGATACTGAGCGTGACTTTTTTATGTCGCCAGAGGAAGCCAGGGAATACGGTTTGATTGACCAAGTGATTGACCGTCACGCTGCTGGTAGTCGCCCAGCAGTTGCTGTTCTTAATTAA